In a genomic window of Desulfovibrio inopinatus DSM 10711:
- a CDS encoding YHS domain-containing protein produces MKKLAMTLLCVFCLTVAGAPAAMAQDVKQEKCPVMGYKPSAKLYTDYKGKRIYFCCATCPETFKKDPEKYMKKIESEHITLEDAPTN; encoded by the coding sequence ATGAAAAAGTTGGCCATGACCCTGTTGTGTGTATTTTGTCTCACAGTTGCTGGGGCACCGGCAGCAATGGCGCAGGATGTAAAACAAGAGAAATGCCCGGTAATGGGATATAAGCCTTCTGCGAAATTATACACCGATTACAAGGGCAAGCGTATTTATTTTTGCTGTGCCACCTGTCCGGAAACATTCAAGAAAGATCCGGAAAAATACATGAAGAAAATTGAATCCGAGCACATTACGCTTGAAGATGCTCCAACCAATTAG
- a CDS encoding FadR/GntR family transcriptional regulator, with protein sequence MFKAAKKDRISTQIINQIREAILQGEITPGQSLPPEKELVAQFGVSKHTLREALRTLEGMGLISIRRGAGGGPVVTEVEMETTKDFMASFLHFQNVSLHDLSEVRKIIEPYLARHAAETFTEADKQDLLRLHEKCQEIHRRDQSLIGAQVEIEFHVLLARKTGNPVLILILDFVNSLLAKTKKQFGPDNQFAEHVLEDHQKIIDAIIQKDPDAASTIMLRHIVAVEEELYQLEVSQHYEKGRTVLESGSENDKIHLE encoded by the coding sequence ATGTTTAAAGCAGCAAAAAAGGACAGAATTTCAACGCAGATTATCAATCAGATTCGTGAGGCCATTTTACAAGGAGAAATAACACCGGGCCAATCCCTACCTCCGGAAAAAGAACTTGTCGCACAGTTTGGTGTTAGCAAGCATACGTTGCGCGAAGCCTTACGAACACTTGAGGGAATGGGATTGATTTCCATTCGAAGAGGGGCGGGCGGTGGGCCTGTGGTCACTGAAGTCGAAATGGAAACGACAAAAGATTTCATGGCCAGCTTTCTGCATTTTCAAAATGTTTCTCTTCATGATTTGTCTGAAGTACGTAAAATTATTGAGCCATATTTGGCTCGTCATGCGGCTGAAACCTTCACGGAGGCTGACAAGCAGGATCTCTTGCGGCTTCACGAAAAATGCCAGGAGATTCATAGGCGGGATCAAAGTTTAATCGGAGCACAAGTTGAAATCGAGTTTCATGTCCTTCTGGCGCGGAAAACGGGCAACCCTGTATTGATCCTCATTCTTGATTTTGTGAATTCGCTGCTTGCCAAGACCAAGAAACAATTTGGTCCAGACAACCAGTTTGCCGAGCATGTCCTGGAAGATCATCAGAAGATTATCGATGCTATCATTCAGAAAGACCCCGATGCGGCATCCACAATAATGTTGCGTCACATTGTTGCCGTTGAAGAGGAGCTTTACCAGCTCGAAGTATCGCAACATTACGAGAAAGGGCGTACAGTACTGGAAAGTGGTTCTGAAAATGACAAAATTCATCTTGAGTGA
- a CDS encoding efflux RND transporter permease subunit, translating into MSEPRTNHPEPKSLSEKLIWFCLKQKLIVFLLTILMVGAGIMVAPFDWDIMGIARAPVPVDAIPDIGENQQIVFTQWMGRSPQDMQDQVTYPLTVALLGVPGVKTVRSYSMFGFSTIYVIFNESVDFYWSRSRLLEKLSSLPPGTLPEGVRPSLGPDATALGQIFWYTLEGRDSNGNPTGGWDLDELRSVQDFYVRYGLLSAEGVSEVASVGGFVREYQIDVDPNALRAAGVGIDDVFRAVSMSNLDVGASTIEINKVEYLLRGVGFLENVDDLKKAVITVRDNQPIRIEDVAHVSLGPALRRGALDKGGAEAVGGVVVVRYGGNPMATIEHVKKKIAEISPGLPSKTLADGTVSKLTIVPFYDRSGLIAETLGTLNDALELEILVTVIVVLVAVMHLKSSLLISSLLPLSVLFCFIAMRYFGVDANIVALSGIAIAIGTMVDMGIVICENILTHLDDAPEDADRLTVVYKAASEVGSAVLTAVATTIVSFLPVFAMSGAEGKLFKPLAFTKTFALAASIIIALTIIPPAAHMLFTSVTKKKVNVGRLVVSGLFVVAGIVIAITVKWYLGLVLLYLGIRRLFVSRLSVRGEARLSGAESLGLALVVTLVLAFLWLPLGPEKGLVRNMLFVGGIIFGIMGALQLFQRYYTAILRVCLRYKLIFLSLPVTLILFGGIIWLGFSQVFFFLPASLEKTSVVVALAHKFPGLSKEFMPDLDEGSFLYMPTTMPHASIGEVQDVLAMQDMAFAAIPEVETAVGKLGRAETPLDPAPVSMIETVINYKPEYLIDAHGNRNRFRYDESRKDYARNAAGEKLLANDGLPYLVQGRYERDASGQLIEDSSGRPFRNWRPALDPDINPGRTAWKGILTPNDIWEELVLAAEIPGVTSAPKLQPIAARIVMLQSGMRAPMGIKIKGPDLETIEQVGLELEKHMKEVPGVMPEAVIADRIVGKPYLEIVIDRDAIARYGLMVKNVQDVIESAIGGKTITNTVEGRERYPVRVRYARELRDNIEGIKQLLVPVPGKEHIPLDQLALIRYVRGPQVIKSEDTFLVGYVLFDKKPGYAEVDVVDNAKAYLERLHQSGKLTLPPGVSYAFAGSYENQVRAQKKLAVILPLALFVILIILHMQFRRLSTTVLIFSGILVAWSGGFLMIWLYGQAWFLDFSVFGMSMRDIFQVQTINLSVAIWVGFLALFGIASDDGVVMATYLEESFGRNEPDTVPAIREAVVEGARRRIRPALMTSATTILALLPVLTSRGRGADIMVPMAIPSFGGMTIEILTVLIVPVLYCMVKEARLRIRRYTSR; encoded by the coding sequence ATGAGCGAGCCACGTACGAATCACCCCGAGCCCAAGAGTTTGAGCGAGAAGCTCATTTGGTTTTGTCTTAAACAGAAGCTCATCGTCTTTTTATTGACCATTCTTATGGTGGGAGCGGGGATCATGGTCGCTCCCTTCGACTGGGACATCATGGGTATTGCCCGTGCCCCCGTTCCCGTGGATGCCATTCCGGATATTGGGGAAAATCAGCAAATCGTGTTTACACAATGGATGGGACGGTCGCCGCAGGACATGCAGGACCAGGTCACCTATCCATTGACCGTGGCATTGCTTGGTGTACCGGGCGTAAAGACGGTACGCAGCTATTCCATGTTCGGATTCTCCACCATTTACGTTATTTTCAATGAATCCGTGGATTTTTATTGGTCGCGCTCTCGGTTGCTCGAAAAGTTATCGAGCCTTCCGCCAGGAACGTTGCCGGAAGGAGTGCGGCCGTCGTTGGGGCCGGATGCAACCGCGTTGGGTCAAATTTTCTGGTATACTCTTGAAGGTCGCGACTCGAACGGAAATCCCACAGGCGGCTGGGATCTCGACGAATTGCGCTCGGTGCAAGATTTTTATGTACGTTATGGATTGTTGTCGGCCGAAGGAGTAAGTGAAGTTGCCTCGGTTGGCGGATTTGTTCGTGAATATCAGATCGATGTCGACCCGAATGCTTTACGGGCGGCTGGGGTCGGTATCGATGATGTGTTTCGTGCGGTGTCCATGTCCAACCTCGATGTCGGTGCGTCCACCATAGAAATCAATAAGGTGGAATATTTGCTGCGTGGGGTGGGATTTCTGGAAAACGTGGACGACTTGAAGAAAGCCGTTATTACTGTTCGCGACAATCAGCCGATTCGCATTGAAGACGTGGCCCATGTTTCCTTGGGACCGGCATTGCGGCGCGGTGCCTTGGACAAAGGCGGTGCGGAAGCCGTGGGCGGAGTGGTCGTGGTCCGTTATGGCGGCAATCCCATGGCAACGATTGAACACGTTAAAAAGAAGATTGCTGAAATTTCCCCCGGTTTGCCGTCGAAAACATTGGCCGATGGGACCGTGAGCAAGCTGACCATTGTGCCGTTCTATGACCGGTCCGGCCTGATTGCCGAGACGTTGGGTACACTTAACGACGCTCTGGAATTAGAAATTCTCGTGACCGTCATTGTGGTACTGGTTGCGGTCATGCATTTAAAAAGTTCGCTATTGATATCCTCGTTGCTCCCACTCTCCGTGTTGTTCTGCTTTATCGCCATGCGCTATTTCGGGGTGGATGCCAATATCGTGGCCTTGTCTGGTATCGCCATTGCCATTGGGACCATGGTCGATATGGGGATTGTCATATGTGAGAATATTCTCACCCATCTTGATGATGCGCCGGAGGATGCCGACCGGCTCACCGTGGTCTATAAGGCCGCGTCGGAGGTCGGTTCGGCCGTGCTGACGGCTGTGGCAACGACGATTGTCAGCTTTCTTCCCGTGTTTGCGATGTCCGGGGCTGAAGGCAAGTTGTTCAAGCCATTGGCGTTCACCAAAACGTTTGCGCTAGCAGCGTCCATTATTATTGCCTTGACCATTATTCCGCCTGCCGCTCACATGCTTTTCACCTCTGTGACCAAAAAGAAGGTGAATGTTGGCCGGCTCGTGGTGAGCGGGCTTTTTGTTGTCGCCGGAATTGTCATCGCAATTACGGTCAAATGGTATCTTGGTCTTGTCTTACTCTATCTTGGTATTCGTCGATTGTTTGTTTCACGCTTGAGCGTGCGTGGAGAAGCACGCCTTTCAGGGGCGGAAAGTTTGGGACTGGCTCTTGTGGTGACGCTTGTCCTGGCTTTCCTTTGGTTGCCACTTGGGCCGGAGAAGGGACTTGTGCGCAATATGTTGTTCGTTGGGGGGATTATCTTCGGCATCATGGGGGCCTTGCAACTCTTTCAACGATATTATACGGCGATTTTGCGGGTATGTCTGCGCTATAAACTGATTTTTTTATCGCTTCCTGTTACGCTGATTCTGTTCGGTGGCATTATCTGGCTCGGATTTTCTCAGGTATTTTTCTTTTTGCCGGCCTCATTGGAAAAAACATCTGTGGTTGTTGCATTGGCCCATAAGTTTCCTGGATTGAGTAAAGAATTTATGCCCGATCTTGATGAGGGATCGTTCCTCTATATGCCAACAACGATGCCGCACGCATCTATCGGCGAAGTGCAGGACGTGCTTGCCATGCAGGACATGGCATTTGCAGCTATTCCCGAAGTCGAGACGGCTGTCGGCAAGCTCGGTCGCGCGGAAACTCCACTTGATCCTGCACCGGTATCCATGATTGAGACCGTTATTAACTACAAACCTGAATATCTCATTGATGCACACGGGAACCGGAACCGTTTTCGGTATGACGAAAGCCGCAAGGATTATGCCCGCAATGCAGCCGGCGAAAAATTGCTGGCGAACGATGGCCTCCCGTATCTCGTGCAAGGTCGTTATGAACGTGATGCATCCGGGCAACTTATTGAAGATTCTTCGGGACGTCCGTTTCGCAATTGGCGTCCGGCGCTCGATCCGGACATCAATCCTGGTCGCACGGCGTGGAAGGGGATTCTGACGCCTAACGATATTTGGGAAGAGTTGGTGCTGGCTGCCGAAATTCCCGGTGTGACCTCGGCACCGAAACTTCAACCCATTGCGGCCCGTATCGTGATGCTACAATCGGGCATGCGCGCTCCGATGGGGATTAAAATCAAGGGGCCGGATCTCGAAACCATTGAGCAAGTCGGGCTGGAACTGGAAAAGCACATGAAAGAAGTGCCCGGTGTCATGCCTGAAGCCGTTATTGCCGACCGCATCGTTGGCAAACCTTACCTTGAAATCGTCATCGATCGCGATGCCATTGCGCGGTATGGGCTCATGGTGAAAAACGTTCAAGACGTCATTGAATCGGCCATTGGTGGCAAGACCATCACCAATACCGTCGAAGGTCGGGAACGCTATCCGGTACGTGTTCGATATGCCCGCGAGCTCCGTGACAATATCGAAGGCATTAAACAATTGCTCGTTCCCGTGCCGGGGAAAGAACATATTCCGTTGGATCAACTTGCACTCATTCGCTATGTGCGCGGTCCACAGGTCATTAAAAGCGAAGATACGTTTCTGGTGGGGTATGTTCTTTTCGACAAAAAACCGGGATATGCCGAAGTCGATGTAGTGGACAATGCCAAAGCGTATCTCGAACGATTACACCAGTCTGGAAAACTCACATTGCCACCGGGCGTCTCCTATGCATTTGCTGGAAGTTATGAGAACCAGGTGCGAGCCCAAAAGAAATTGGCTGTGATTTTGCCCTTGGCGTTATTTGTCATTCTCATCATTTTACATATGCAATTTCGTCGTTTGTCTACAACCGTGCTGATTTTCTCGGGGATTCTCGTCGCGTGGTCGGGTGGGTTTCTCATGATTTGGCTGTATGGACAGGCGTGGTTTCTTGATTTCAGTGTGTTCGGCATGTCCATGCGTGATATCTTCCAAGTGCAGACCATTAACTTGAGTGTCGCCATTTGGGTGGGATTTCTCGCCCTGTTTGGCATCGCTTCGGATGATGGTGTTGTGATGGCCACCTATCTTGAGGAAAGTTTCGGACGAAACGAACCCGACACCGTTCCGGCTATTCGTGAAGCCGTGGTCGAGGGTGCACGACGACGCATTCGACCGGCACTTATGACTTCGGCAACGACAATTTTAGCGCTGTTGCCCGTGCTCACATCGCGTGGTCGCGGTGCCGATATCATGGTCCCCATGGCGATTCCGTCGTTTGGTGGGATGACTATTGAAATTTTAACCGTACTCATCGTCCCGGTGTTGTACTGCATGGTGAAAGAGGCACGCTTACGAATCCGGCGATATACATCGAGGTAG
- a CDS encoding efflux RND transporter periplasmic adaptor subunit — MKHRLLFIAILIGVLGATFVGGYFLGGRSQDSESLSTVASGTADYDHTHEETSESAEKTIWTCSMHPQIQLPEPGKCPICFMDLIPLKKDSSRASGVVNPRRLTLSPEARKLARVEVAPVERRAVETTLRLFGKVEYDERRLSSVTSWIAGRIDALYVDYLGADIKKGQAMAKLYSPELYAAQAELVYAISASKDLAGSGSRLVRETASATINAAREKLRLLGMTAGQIRHVERAGKPNEHVTIVARDTGVVIKKDVLEGAYVKAGSPIYTLADLSRVWVVLEAYESDLPNIQLGQTVRFTTRALPGEEFTGTVSYIDTAVNEKTRTVRVRLEVKNPGRHLKPGMLVTAQKRKSQENEKDVLVIPATAPLLTGKRAIVYVADPEAEGAYVGREVVLGPRAGDVYVVKNGVSEGEQIVVNGAFKIDSALQIQAKPSMMSPASDAPNVMMSVYEPSPAMTESLRALESSFDTLGKTVVGDDLEEQQQAFQEFYNALCAVDPTNLQDQAAVDWKELSVTLGNDAVLGGEAEARDEVNQLFADLKIHYTRLTNQFPLPPDTASTSGRAPQNFKQALGNVYLDYLGIPKALSHDQLEPAKQAASKTLAALGNVDGTPLSGMDAQHWAVWQADLEEALQGIASAPDLAAARTALEPASEALVRAIGELGALSPQPVFKLFCPMAFDNKGAIWLWSEADVLNPYFGEAMLKCGEVKGKVRDAVGRTLGNVPEVFKRQVGQLYNASLGLPAAMAAGSLDGVHQAGNATLKALHGVDMELVPRAGHADWMTAMGEMRSTLNTMVNANDIETARTALKPFTQALTSALDEFGVITDKPVFELFCPMAFDNAGATWLWNEENVLNPYFGEAMLKCGEVKRAIASGVTQ, encoded by the coding sequence ATGAAACACAGACTATTGTTTATCGCGATACTCATCGGTGTTCTTGGCGCGACGTTTGTCGGGGGGTATTTCCTTGGTGGGCGTTCGCAAGATTCCGAATCGCTTTCGACAGTTGCTTCCGGGACTGCCGATTATGATCACACTCATGAGGAGACCTCCGAGTCCGCGGAAAAGACCATCTGGACGTGTTCCATGCATCCGCAAATCCAGTTGCCCGAACCCGGTAAATGTCCGATTTGTTTCATGGACCTCATTCCTCTCAAAAAAGATTCCTCAAGAGCTTCCGGTGTTGTGAATCCGCGTCGACTGACTCTTTCTCCCGAAGCGCGGAAACTGGCTCGGGTTGAGGTCGCGCCCGTGGAGCGTCGAGCTGTTGAGACGACGCTTCGCCTGTTCGGTAAAGTCGAGTATGACGAGCGACGTTTATCTTCCGTAACGTCGTGGATTGCTGGGCGGATCGATGCGCTTTACGTCGATTATCTTGGTGCCGACATCAAGAAGGGCCAAGCCATGGCCAAACTCTACAGCCCGGAACTCTACGCAGCGCAAGCCGAACTGGTGTATGCCATATCCGCCTCCAAAGATTTAGCTGGTAGCGGGTCACGACTTGTACGTGAGACCGCTAGCGCGACCATCAATGCAGCACGAGAAAAGTTACGTCTTTTGGGGATGACTGCCGGTCAAATTCGACACGTTGAGCGGGCTGGGAAACCCAACGAGCATGTGACTATCGTTGCTCGGGACACTGGCGTCGTTATCAAAAAAGATGTTCTCGAAGGAGCCTACGTCAAGGCTGGATCACCTATTTATACACTCGCTGATTTGAGTCGCGTCTGGGTTGTTCTGGAAGCGTATGAATCGGATCTGCCAAACATTCAGCTTGGCCAGACCGTGCGGTTTACAACTCGTGCGCTACCCGGTGAAGAATTTACAGGGACGGTCTCGTATATTGATACGGCTGTGAATGAAAAAACACGTACTGTACGCGTGCGCCTGGAAGTGAAGAACCCTGGACGACATCTCAAACCGGGCATGCTCGTGACAGCACAAAAGCGGAAAAGTCAGGAGAATGAGAAAGATGTTCTCGTCATTCCGGCAACGGCACCACTGCTGACTGGTAAACGGGCTATTGTCTATGTGGCTGATCCGGAAGCGGAAGGGGCATACGTTGGCCGTGAAGTTGTGCTTGGTCCTCGAGCTGGTGATGTTTATGTCGTGAAAAATGGTGTCTCCGAAGGCGAGCAGATTGTCGTCAATGGAGCATTTAAAATCGACTCTGCCCTGCAGATCCAGGCCAAGCCGAGCATGATGAGTCCTGCTTCGGATGCGCCCAATGTGATGATGAGCGTCTACGAGCCTTCACCAGCTATGACGGAATCATTACGAGCATTAGAATCCTCGTTCGATACGCTTGGCAAGACGGTCGTGGGTGATGATCTCGAAGAACAGCAGCAGGCTTTTCAAGAATTTTACAATGCGTTGTGCGCTGTCGACCCCACGAATCTTCAAGATCAGGCCGCGGTGGATTGGAAAGAACTTTCGGTCACACTCGGTAATGACGCCGTCCTCGGGGGCGAGGCTGAAGCCCGTGATGAAGTCAATCAACTGTTCGCCGATCTCAAAATCCACTATACACGGTTGACCAACCAATTCCCTCTGCCTCCCGATACCGCGTCGACGTCAGGCCGTGCACCGCAAAATTTCAAACAGGCATTAGGGAATGTCTATTTGGACTATCTCGGTATTCCCAAGGCCCTTTCACACGATCAATTGGAACCGGCAAAACAAGCGGCGTCCAAAACGCTCGCGGCTCTCGGTAATGTGGATGGGACTCCGCTGAGCGGGATGGACGCTCAACATTGGGCGGTCTGGCAGGCCGATCTTGAAGAAGCCCTTCAAGGCATTGCAAGCGCTCCAGATTTGGCGGCAGCCCGAACAGCCCTGGAACCGGCATCGGAAGCTCTGGTCAGGGCTATTGGTGAACTTGGTGCGCTCTCGCCTCAGCCGGTCTTCAAGCTGTTTTGTCCCATGGCATTCGATAATAAAGGCGCTATCTGGTTATGGTCCGAAGCGGATGTGTTGAATCCGTATTTCGGCGAGGCCATGCTCAAATGTGGCGAAGTGAAGGGGAAAGTTCGCGATGCAGTCGGGCGGACGCTTGGCAACGTGCCTGAGGTATTCAAACGACAGGTGGGGCAGTTATATAATGCCTCCCTCGGGTTGCCTGCGGCCATGGCAGCAGGCAGTCTGGATGGTGTCCATCAAGCAGGGAACGCGACACTGAAGGCGCTTCATGGCGTTGATATGGAACTTGTCCCCCGCGCCGGACATGCCGATTGGATGACGGCAATGGGAGAGATGCGTTCAACGCTCAACACCATGGTTAATGCCAACGATATAGAGACGGCCCGCACAGCCTTGAAACCGTTTACCCAAGCCCTGACTTCGGCACTCGATGAATTTGGGGTGATAACGGATAAACCCGTCTTCGAATTATTTTGTCCGATGGCATTTGATAACGCCGGGGCCACGTGGCTGTGGAATGAGGAAAACGTCCTGAATCCCTATTTCGGGGAAGCCATGCTGAAATGTGGCGAAGTGAAGCGTGCGATAGCATCGGGAGTTACGCAATGA
- a CDS encoding TolC family protein, which produces MHTLSPSMARNTSQEPSILVPCRDGAGYAVRLVLVMMCVVVACSLFFVGIQTAHAKAKKAVKATTTAHHGLETAQGEEATEDLASFLAQAAKDNNQLKAEFFRVKSALEKIPQAKWSLPDPKFSFGYFIESVETRVGPQLMRFGLSQTFPWIGKILGRIDVATNDARAAQARFEAVRLSVFYALKKAWYEYAYLDQATRILQENLDLLRFLESVARSGYAAGTVPHADVLSLQVEIGKLEERLTALRDFKKPALAAINAALSRPVGTSLSAAPDIPVMHLRLDEDKLLAQQRKSNPRLIVYDHIAAKEAAGKRLARQDYYPDLTLGVETIVTGDARLFNRVSSDGTISAPSAPPPDSGKNAWIVSASINIPLWFGRIEATAREAEYKRLAALRNRDGLADTLGADLKMAMYNYRDAMRKIELYRETLIPKAMQSFRAALSGYQTGLTGFAALVDAQRTLLEFQLSLTRAVADQAEQLSQVELLVGQDVASGVDGSLMAYSTSSSVPSIKGK; this is translated from the coding sequence ATGCACACACTCTCTCCGTCCATGGCAAGGAATACCTCCCAAGAACCATCCATCCTCGTTCCTTGCCGGGACGGAGCCGGTTATGCTGTTCGGCTTGTCTTGGTCATGATGTGCGTTGTCGTGGCATGCTCTCTGTTTTTTGTGGGCATTCAGACTGCGCATGCAAAGGCAAAAAAAGCAGTCAAGGCAACCACGACAGCACACCACGGATTGGAAACAGCGCAAGGCGAAGAGGCCACAGAAGATTTAGCGTCTTTCCTGGCACAAGCAGCCAAGGATAATAATCAGCTCAAAGCCGAATTTTTTCGCGTGAAATCGGCGCTGGAAAAAATTCCTCAAGCCAAGTGGAGTTTACCCGATCCAAAATTTTCGTTCGGCTATTTTATCGAATCCGTGGAAACACGCGTTGGCCCGCAGCTCATGCGATTTGGTTTGTCGCAAACGTTTCCCTGGATTGGTAAAATACTGGGCAGAATTGATGTCGCGACAAACGATGCCCGAGCTGCTCAGGCACGTTTTGAGGCCGTGCGATTGTCCGTTTTTTATGCGCTGAAGAAGGCATGGTATGAATATGCCTATTTGGATCAAGCGACCCGCATTCTCCAAGAGAATCTTGACCTGTTGCGCTTTCTCGAGTCTGTGGCTCGTTCCGGATACGCCGCCGGTACTGTGCCACATGCCGATGTTCTGAGTTTGCAGGTTGAAATTGGTAAACTCGAAGAACGACTGACCGCACTGCGAGATTTCAAAAAACCGGCGTTAGCCGCAATCAATGCCGCGTTGAGTCGACCTGTTGGGACATCACTTTCTGCAGCTCCTGATATACCGGTCATGCATCTTCGTTTGGATGAAGACAAGCTGCTGGCACAACAACGGAAGTCCAATCCTCGCCTTATTGTATACGATCACATTGCAGCCAAAGAAGCAGCTGGAAAGCGTTTAGCTCGACAGGATTATTATCCTGATTTGACTTTGGGCGTCGAAACCATCGTGACCGGAGATGCCCGCTTGTTCAATCGCGTCAGTTCGGATGGAACGATCTCCGCCCCAAGTGCGCCACCGCCGGATTCAGGAAAGAATGCCTGGATTGTGTCCGCATCCATCAATATCCCTCTGTGGTTTGGCCGCATTGAAGCGACCGCACGAGAAGCGGAATACAAACGACTGGCCGCATTGCGTAACCGTGATGGACTTGCTGATACACTCGGAGCAGACCTGAAAATGGCGATGTATAATTACCGGGATGCCATGCGGAAAATAGAACTCTATCGAGAAACTCTTATTCCTAAGGCCATGCAGTCCTTCCGGGCCGCGTTGAGCGGTTATCAAACCGGATTGACCGGTTTTGCTGCCTTGGTCGATGCTCAACGGACATTGCTTGAATTTCAGCTGTCGCTGACTCGTGCTGTGGCCGATCAGGCCGAACAGCTTTCCCAAGTTGAGTTGCTTGTCGGTCAGGATGTGGCTTCAGGTGTGGACGGATCGCTGATGGCGTATTCGACATCATCCTCCGTCCCTTCCATAAAAGGTAAGTAA